The following are from one region of the Phormidium sp. PBR-2020 genome:
- a CDS encoding HNH endonuclease, with product MSNHVFVLDTNRKPLTPCQPGVARSLLNAGKASVFRRYPFTIILNKEVDANPEPLELKLDPGSKVTGIALKQGERIIFAAELQHRGQQIVEALRSRRQRRRSRRNRKTRYRPARFLNRTRSEGGLAPSLQHRVDTLMTWVNRFRRLAPVGHMAQELVRFDLQLMENPDISGVEYQQGALQGYEVREYLLEKWGRTCAYCGAKHVPLEVEHIQPRSKGGSDRISNLTMACHSCNQAKGNGDIRDFLSGQPDVLSRLLRQAKSPLNDAAAVNSTRWALFKALKATGVPVSTGTGGQTKFNRLRFNLPKAHWLDAACVGDVESLDILTSKPLLIIAKGHGTRRMCGTNKYGFPTRHRSRRQIHNGFQTGDIVTATVTAGKKIGSYVGRVLCRASGSFDITTASGRVTGISHKYCKPIHRKDGYAYA from the coding sequence ATGTCTAACCATGTGTTCGTTTTAGATACCAACCGTAAGCCCCTGACCCCCTGCCAGCCAGGGGTCGCACGGTCACTACTCAACGCCGGAAAAGCATCGGTATTTCGACGCTACCCATTCACCATTATTCTCAACAAGGAGGTTGATGCGAATCCTGAACCCCTCGAACTCAAATTAGACCCAGGTTCTAAAGTCACGGGAATTGCCCTGAAGCAAGGGGAGCGAATCATCTTTGCTGCCGAGTTGCAGCACCGAGGACAGCAGATAGTAGAAGCCTTGCGGTCCCGTCGTCAACGGCGACGTTCTCGACGAAACCGCAAGACCCGATATCGGCCGGCTCGGTTCTTGAATCGAACTCGGAGCGAGGGTGGGTTAGCTCCAAGCTTGCAGCATCGAGTCGATACTCTGATGACCTGGGTTAACCGATTCCGTAGACTTGCCCCAGTTGGCCACATGGCTCAAGAGCTAGTACGGTTTGACCTACAATTGATGGAAAACCCGGATATCTCAGGTGTTGAGTATCAGCAGGGAGCCTTACAAGGCTACGAAGTCAGGGAATACCTATTGGAGAAGTGGGGCCGAACCTGTGCTTACTGTGGTGCTAAACATGTACCCCTTGAAGTTGAGCATATCCAGCCTCGGTCTAAGGGTGGCTCTGACCGGATTTCTAACCTGACGATGGCTTGCCACTCATGCAATCAAGCCAAAGGCAATGGGGACATTCGGGATTTTTTATCGGGGCAGCCTGATGTCCTGAGTCGTCTTCTGAGGCAGGCAAAATCACCCCTTAACGATGCGGCTGCCGTTAACTCAACCCGATGGGCCTTGTTCAAGGCTCTCAAAGCCACAGGAGTCCCAGTCAGCACAGGCACAGGTGGACAAACGAAGTTCAATCGACTTCGGTTCAACCTACCTAAGGCTCATTGGCTTGATGCTGCCTGTGTTGGAGACGTCGAATCCCTCGACATTCTGACGTCAAAACCGTTGCTGATTATCGCGAAGGGGCATGGAACTCGTCGGATGTGCGGGACGAATAAGTATGGATTCCCCACTCGTCACCGCTCCAGGAGGCAAATTCACAACGGCTTTCAGACTGGCGATATCGTGACCGCTACGGTCACGGCCGGGAAGAAAATTGGCTCCTATGTAGGACGGGTTCTCTGCCGTGCCTCTGGCAGTTTTGATATTACCACCGCCTCGGGACGGGTGACAGGCATCAGCCACAAATACTGCAAACCTATTCACCGAAAGGATGGTTACGCCTATGCTTGA
- a CDS encoding SpoIID/LytB domain-containing protein: MVGAHISPRSVSLKGFSRKGLTRFLLTSLVWLSGAAATLAAEFTIDVGVVQRFGEQPSDRLVLRDGGGGTLTVTFEGGDGTPQTQELENLTLELVTQPLSEPVLEERVVLSTHRSFENAEQEARDWRDRGIEVEIAQPSDIWQVWAHRDVYQTPLLRRLLIETLERQGVEIAYLNNQVRDRRYQAGWEADGFRYNRDRLSVNASSGTIQVTTDRVQRTYGGQMQLQPNAYGSYTLVNTVPIETYLRGVVPHEIGPNAPYAAVEAQAIIARTYALRNLHRFAIDEYELCADTHCQVYWGLDNTVSRADQAIAATSGLVLTYNNEPIDALYSSTTGGVTSPFEDVWLGESRPYLVARVDAPTSIWDLANNPLNYEENFRKFMTLQEGFNESDWNTFRWRESTSLEEMTEFLKRYYRRNNRPIDFKEVQEVAIVERSPSGRVLNMTITTDAGVIEIPNDEIRNAFYPPISTFFYIEPIYRGQGDARVLDGYTFVGGGFGHGVGLSQTGSYNLANLGWSSAEILEFYYPGTQLQPLAEISDFFQDR, encoded by the coding sequence ATGGTTGGCGCTCATATCTCCCCGCGTTCTGTTTCCCTCAAGGGGTTTTCCCGCAAAGGACTGACCCGATTCCTCCTGACGAGTCTGGTCTGGCTGAGTGGCGCAGCGGCGACTCTGGCGGCGGAATTTACTATTGATGTTGGGGTGGTGCAACGATTTGGGGAACAGCCGAGCGATCGCCTGGTCTTGCGCGATGGTGGCGGTGGAACCCTGACGGTGACCTTTGAGGGGGGAGATGGAACGCCGCAAACCCAGGAACTGGAGAACTTAACCCTGGAATTGGTGACTCAACCCCTCTCAGAACCAGTGTTGGAGGAACGGGTGGTGTTGAGTACGCACCGCAGTTTTGAAAACGCCGAACAGGAGGCCCGGGACTGGCGCGATCGCGGAATTGAGGTAGAAATTGCCCAACCCAGTGATATTTGGCAGGTTTGGGCCCATCGTGATGTCTATCAAACTCCCCTGTTGCGTCGTTTATTAATCGAAACCCTCGAACGTCAGGGAGTTGAGATTGCTTATCTCAACAATCAGGTGCGCGATCGCCGCTATCAAGCCGGATGGGAGGCCGATGGCTTTCGCTACAATCGCGATCGTCTCAGCGTCAACGCCAGTTCCGGAACCATTCAAGTGACCACCGATCGCGTTCAACGCACCTATGGCGGCCAGATGCAGTTACAACCCAACGCCTATGGGAGTTATACCCTGGTCAATACCGTTCCCATTGAGACCTATTTGCGCGGGGTGGTTCCCCATGAAATTGGCCCCAACGCTCCCTATGCAGCCGTGGAAGCACAGGCCATTATCGCCCGAACCTATGCGTTGCGGAATCTCCATCGCTTCGCCATTGATGAGTATGAACTCTGCGCTGATACCCATTGTCAAGTCTATTGGGGGTTAGACAATACAGTCTCTCGGGCCGATCAGGCGATCGCCGCCACGTCGGGATTGGTCTTAACCTACAACAATGAACCCATTGACGCGCTCTATTCCTCAACCACCGGAGGCGTGACCTCCCCCTTTGAGGATGTCTGGTTAGGAGAATCCCGTCCCTATCTCGTGGCCCGCGTTGATGCGCCGACAAGCATTTGGGATTTGGCCAACAATCCCCTGAACTATGAAGAGAACTTCCGTAAGTTTATGACCCTTCAGGAGGGGTTCAATGAGTCGGACTGGAACACCTTTCGCTGGCGAGAATCCACCAGTCTGGAGGAGATGACGGAATTTCTCAAACGCTACTATCGCCGCAACAATCGGCCCATCGATTTCAAGGAGGTTCAAGAGGTGGCCATTGTGGAGCGATCGCCCTCGGGACGAGTCTTAAACATGACCATCACCACGGATGCTGGGGTCATTGAGATTCCCAATGATGAAATTCGCAATGCCTTTTATCCCCCCATTAGCACCTTCTTCTATATTGAGCCAATTTACCGAGGACAAGGAGATGCTCGCGTCTTAGACGGTTATACCTTTGTCGGCGGCGGCTTTGGCCATGGTGTCGGTCTCAGTCAAACTGGTTCCTACAATCTTGCTAATCTCGGCTGGTCTAGTGCTGAAATTCTCGAATTCTACTACCCCGGCACTCAGTTACAGCCTCTAGCAGAGATTTCCGACTTCTTCCAAGACCGCTAA
- a CDS encoding DUF3084 domain-containing protein, translating to MCHTAIKGDRRRFAVSDVLSPLPRVPSRTGGTMTTGYVLILAMLVLGCAIATVGDQIGTKVGKARLSLFNLRPRKTATLVTVVTGGFISASTLAILLLLDQRLRTGLFQLEEIQQDLYSARQDFENTQSEKRRVEAELDAARNRAVLVQERLDALDRSLERVSQELAEALEEQVQTQQQLRQTETQLENTEAERRQAEQQISRIESQLQETEAQRESLEVGIFQLQRQQQQLQAAADVARRQLEARDRELERNRQRLMTQEGELARQEKERSQQAMELLRQELELAQREELLASLSQQQMNLQQELQRIGQDFLLLRERRLAILQQQVLTSARVRVMNPEQVDEVILQILQEANRVASQVLRPGIPTTEDPPTLQVESEQIHELRERLAEGQEYVVRVRSSRNYLLGEAFVQGFLEVLPNQVIFEADEVVAEVVVDLDMNLNEVFDRVYWLLEAARFQGERQGILPAQIQMVGGRNPEFREFVERLLEESGEVRIQAVSQDLTYTSGPLFLSLKVLQDEEVLFELTVDN from the coding sequence TTGTGTCACACTGCTATCAAAGGCGATCGCCGCCGTTTTGCGGTGAGTGACGTCTTATCCCCTCTCCCGAGAGTTCCCAGTCGCACAGGAGGAACCATGACCACTGGATATGTTTTAATTTTGGCCATGCTGGTTCTCGGTTGCGCGATCGCCACAGTCGGTGATCAGATTGGGACTAAAGTCGGCAAGGCCCGTCTGAGCCTGTTTAACTTACGGCCGCGCAAAACCGCGACCCTGGTTACGGTGGTCACCGGTGGCTTCATTTCTGCCTCAACCTTGGCCATTCTCCTGCTGTTGGATCAACGACTGCGGACGGGGTTATTTCAACTTGAGGAAATTCAACAGGATCTCTATTCCGCTCGCCAGGATTTTGAGAACACTCAGTCCGAAAAACGTCGGGTGGAAGCCGAACTCGACGCGGCCCGCAATCGAGCGGTTTTGGTTCAGGAACGCTTAGATGCACTCGATCGCTCCTTGGAACGGGTGTCTCAAGAGTTAGCCGAGGCCCTCGAAGAACAAGTGCAAACTCAACAGCAATTACGACAAACGGAAACCCAACTGGAAAATACCGAAGCCGAACGCCGTCAGGCCGAACAGCAAATTAGCCGTATTGAGTCCCAGTTACAGGAGACGGAGGCCCAGCGCGAATCCCTAGAAGTGGGGATTTTTCAGCTTCAACGCCAACAACAGCAACTGCAAGCGGCCGCCGATGTGGCGCGCCGACAACTTGAGGCTCGCGATCGCGAACTCGAACGAAATCGCCAACGTCTGATGACTCAAGAGGGAGAATTGGCCCGCCAGGAGAAGGAGCGATCGCAGCAAGCGATGGAATTATTACGTCAGGAGTTGGAGTTGGCCCAACGCGAAGAACTCTTGGCTAGCCTGAGTCAACAACAGATGAATCTGCAACAGGAGTTACAACGCATCGGCCAAGATTTCCTCTTGTTACGGGAACGACGTTTAGCGATTCTCCAGCAGCAAGTTCTCACCTCGGCCCGGGTGCGAGTCATGAATCCCGAGCAGGTCGATGAGGTGATCTTACAAATCCTTCAGGAAGCCAATCGCGTCGCCAGTCAGGTTCTCCGTCCGGGAATTCCTACCACGGAAGACCCACCCACGTTACAAGTGGAGTCGGAACAAATCCATGAGTTACGGGAACGTTTAGCGGAGGGTCAAGAGTATGTGGTTCGGGTCCGCTCATCCCGCAATTATCTCTTGGGAGAAGCCTTTGTACAAGGTTTTTTGGAGGTTTTACCCAATCAGGTGATTTTTGAGGCCGATGAGGTGGTGGCCGAGGTGGTGGTGGATTTAGATATGAATCTCAATGAGGTCTTCGATCGCGTCTATTGGCTCTTGGAGGCGGCCCGCTTTCAGGGGGAACGACAGGGGATTCTCCCGGCTCAAATTCAAATGGTGGGTGGTCGTAATCCTGAGTTTCGTGAGTTCGTTGAGCGTCTGTTAGAAGAGTCGGGTGAGGTGAGGATTCAAGCGGTCTCTCAGGATTTAACCTATACATCGGGTCCATTATTTTTGAGCCTAAAAGTTCTTCAAGATGAGGAGGTTTTATTTGAGTTGACCGTTGATAATTAG
- the clpS gene encoding ATP-dependent Clp protease adapter ClpS, whose protein sequence is MSVETLEKRSTVRKHAPRYRVLLHNDDFNSMEYVVQTLVQTVPALTQPQAVSIMMEAHTNGKALVITCAQEHAEFYCETLRNHGLSSSIEPDD, encoded by the coding sequence GTGTCTGTCGAAACTCTCGAAAAACGTTCAACAGTTCGTAAACATGCACCGCGTTATCGAGTGTTACTCCACAACGATGATTTTAATTCGATGGAGTATGTTGTACAGACGCTGGTGCAGACGGTTCCTGCGTTGACGCAACCTCAGGCTGTCAGCATCATGATGGAAGCTCACACCAATGGTAAAGCGTTGGTGATTACTTGTGCTCAAGAACATGCTGAGTTCTACTGTGAAACTTTACGGAATCATGGCTTAAGTAGCTCGATTGAGCCTGATGATTAA
- a CDS encoding CPBP family intramembrane metalloprotease, whose product MFRKSWGDRPLLGRLSRFVGLLLLVWLPLAIPIYSLIEDSNTASILGTGILYVQFLVLLRLWGRRVYGESRVFSYYGLDWTARNGWEFLGGLLGAIAAILVLFLVQVGLGWLHWQGPQVPLASLVGEAVVVGVAVGFAEELLFRGWFWDELRRDYSQSRAIALNGLVFALLHFIKPLPEILRTAPQFFGLLLLGVILAQLKLRGRGRLGYPIGFHGGLVAAYYGVNVGELWRPAQDIPSWITGIDGNPLAGLLGLLLLVAIVSTPG is encoded by the coding sequence ATGTTTCGCAAGTCTTGGGGCGATCGCCCTCTCCTGGGTCGTTTAAGTCGCTTTGTGGGGCTACTGCTGCTCGTTTGGCTCCCTTTGGCGATTCCGATTTATAGCTTGATAGAGGATTCCAACACCGCTAGCATTCTGGGAACGGGAATCCTCTATGTGCAGTTTCTGGTTTTACTCAGGCTTTGGGGAAGACGCGTGTATGGGGAATCTCGCGTGTTTTCATATTATGGGCTGGACTGGACGGCTCGCAATGGCTGGGAGTTCTTGGGGGGCCTGCTGGGGGCGATCGCCGCCATTCTCGTCCTGTTTCTGGTTCAGGTAGGACTCGGTTGGCTACACTGGCAGGGCCCCCAGGTTCCGCTGGCCTCTCTGGTGGGGGAAGCGGTTGTGGTGGGAGTAGCGGTTGGCTTCGCGGAGGAACTGCTATTCCGGGGCTGGTTTTGGGACGAGTTACGCCGTGATTACTCTCAATCTCGGGCGATCGCCCTCAATGGGCTGGTGTTTGCTCTGTTGCATTTCATCAAACCCCTACCGGAAATTTTGCGCACGGCTCCCCAGTTTTTTGGCTTACTCCTCTTGGGAGTCATTTTAGCTCAACTCAAACTCCGAGGTCGGGGACGTTTAGGCTATCCCATTGGCTTTCACGGGGGCTTGGTGGCGGCGTACTATGGAGTAAATGTGGGGGAACTCTGGCGTCCCGCTCAGGACATCCCCTCCTGGATTACAGGCATTGATGGCAATCCCTTGGCCGGCCTCCTTGGCTTGCTTTTGTTGGTTGCTATTGTCAGCACCCCCGGCTGA